The Triticum dicoccoides isolate Atlit2015 ecotype Zavitan chromosome 6A, WEW_v2.0, whole genome shotgun sequence genome has a window encoding:
- the LOC119314540 gene encoding uncharacterized protein LOC119314540 isoform X1 produces MAPRLPDQLAAVLLHPHPLSRFSTSSTLVDPRLLPSRPLSGSANRPPRFFVLQDPVMEGSSAMSPLGEPSIPMIAACAPALSRVRIAIELIKCPWRLSSLSQQEARLPGSTNTRQNDRYFRSCTSKMLVGR; encoded by the exons ATGGCTCCTAG GCTCCCAGATCAGCTcgcggccgtcctcctccacccCCACCCCCTCTCGCGATTCAGCACTAGCTCAACGCTCGTGGATCCTCGCCTCCTTCCCAGCCGGCCGCTCTCTGGTTCTGCGAACAGGCCGCCACGGTTCTTCGTTCTGCAG GATCCAGTAATGGAGGGTAGCAGTGCGATGTCTCCGCTAGGAGAGCCCTCAATTCCAATGATCGCAGCATGTGCACCAGCACTATCACGTGTGAGAATAGCG ATCGAACTGATCAAGTGTCCATGGAGGTTGTCATCTCTCTCCCAGCAGGAAGCTCGATTGCCAGGAAGCACTAACACGAGGCAAAATGATAGATATTTTCGTTCTTGTACCAGCAAGATGCTTGTTGGGCGATGA
- the LOC119314540 gene encoding uncharacterized protein LOC119314540 isoform X2, with protein MAPRLPDQLAAVLLHPHPLSRFSTSSTLVDPRLLPSRPLSGSANRPPRFFVLQDPVMEGSSAMSPLGEPSIPMIAACAPALSRVRIAVDRTDQVSMEVVISLPAGSSIARKH; from the exons ATGGCTCCTAG GCTCCCAGATCAGCTcgcggccgtcctcctccacccCCACCCCCTCTCGCGATTCAGCACTAGCTCAACGCTCGTGGATCCTCGCCTCCTTCCCAGCCGGCCGCTCTCTGGTTCTGCGAACAGGCCGCCACGGTTCTTCGTTCTGCAG GATCCAGTAATGGAGGGTAGCAGTGCGATGTCTCCGCTAGGAGAGCCCTCAATTCCAATGATCGCAGCATGTGCACCAGCACTATCACGTGTGAGAATAGCG GTAGATCGAACTGATCAAGTGTCCATGGAGGTTGTCATCTCTCTCCCAGCAGGAAGCTCGATTGCCAGGAAGCACTAA
- the LOC119314540 gene encoding uncharacterized protein LOC119314540 isoform X3, with amino-acid sequence MAPRLPDQLAAVLLHPHPLSRFSTSSTLVDPRLLPSRPLSGSANRPPRFFVLQDPVMEGSSAMSPLGEPSIPMIAACAPALSRRSN; translated from the exons ATGGCTCCTAG GCTCCCAGATCAGCTcgcggccgtcctcctccacccCCACCCCCTCTCGCGATTCAGCACTAGCTCAACGCTCGTGGATCCTCGCCTCCTTCCCAGCCGGCCGCTCTCTGGTTCTGCGAACAGGCCGCCACGGTTCTTCGTTCTGCAG GATCCAGTAATGGAGGGTAGCAGTGCGATGTCTCCGCTAGGAGAGCCCTCAATTCCAATGATCGCAGCATGTGCACCAGCACTATCAC GTAGATCGAACTGA